Proteins found in one Arachis stenosperma cultivar V10309 chromosome 8, arast.V10309.gnm1.PFL2, whole genome shotgun sequence genomic segment:
- the LOC130946513 gene encoding annexin D4 — MELNQELEAVPQALSGHGVEESALVTILGKWDPLEREAFRKKTPNLFIEDKERHFQRWDDHYARLLKHEFVRFKNTVMLWSMHPWERDARLVKEAIKKGKASYGVLVEIACTRSSEELLGARKAYHSLFDHSIEEDVASHIHGIERKFLVALVSAYRYEGAKIKNEHAKSEAKIIFDVIKNAHKKPINEDDEVIRILATRSKPHLKALYNHYKDISGKNLDEDLDDIRFKEAVQCLCTPQIYFCKVLDSALKIDVDKNTKKALGRVIVTRADIDIKEIMADYNNLYGVTLPHKIQDIAKGNYKDFLLNLIARGSN; from the exons ATGGAACTCAATCAAGAGTTAGAAGCTGTCCCCCAAGCACTCTCAG GGCATGGAGTGGAGGAGAGTGCATTGGTAACAATATTGGGAAAATGGGATCCATTGGAGAGAGAAGCTTTCAGAAAGAAGACACCAAATTTGTTCATTGAGGATAAAGAACGCCATTTTCAAAGATGGGATGATCACTATGCTCGTCTTCTCAAGCATGAATTTGTCCGTTTTAAG AACACAGTTATGTTGTGGTCCATGCATCCATGGGAGAGGGATGCCCGTTTAGTAAAAGAAGCAATAAAGAAGGGAAAAGCATCATATGGAGTGTTGGTTGAGAtagcatgcacaagatcttctGAAGAGTTATTGGGAGCTAGAAAGGCATACCATTCTCTCTTTGATcactccattgaagaggatgtTGCCTCTCACATTCATGGCATTGAGCGCAAg TTCTTGGTAGCACTTGTAAGTGCTTATAGGTATGAAGGAGCAAAGATTAAGAATGAGCATGCAAAATCAGAagcaaaaataatttttgatgTGATTAAGAATGCTCATAAGAAACCTATCAATGAAGATGATGAAGTCATAAGGATATTAGCAACAAGAAGCAAGCCTCATCTCAAAGCACTATACAACCACTACAAAGATATTTCTGGCAAGAACCTTGATGAG GATCTTGATGACATAAGGTTCAAAGAGGCTGTGCAATGTCTTTGTACCCctcaaatatatttttgtaag GTTTTGGATTCGGCATTGAAAATTGATGTTGATAAGAACACTAAAAAAGCACTTGGTCGTGTGATTGTTACTCGAGCTGACATTGATATTAAAGAGATAATGGCCGATTACAATAACCTTTACGGAGTTACTTTACCACACAAAATACAAGACATTGCTAAAGGGAACTATAAGGATTTCTTGCTAAACTTAATTGCAAGAGGatctaattaa